In Trichocoleus desertorum NBK24, the following are encoded in one genomic region:
- a CDS encoding Glu/Leu/Phe/Val dehydrogenase encodes MGSPSVLPLEPASPAHICPLDQTCSYLDEAARELQLDAGLQAILSHPRKVVTVSIPIKLDNGTVQVLAGHRVQHCDVLGPYKGGTRYHPAVTLREVSALAMLMTWKCALLGIPYGGAKGGIAINPSNYSIGELERITRRYTSELIKDIGPSVDIPAPDVGTSAREMAWMMDTYSMNVGHAVPGVVTGKPLSIGGSRGREMATGRGVMITVREALAAQGKSLAGAHIVIQGFGNVGRSAAQLLYEAGARILAVSTSTNGLFADAGLDIPALLAYTAENHKSLVGFPGSTAISNDDLLLLPCDVLIPAALENQITEANVDQVKAQIVVEAANGPVTLAADQALEARGITVFPDILANAGGVVVSYLEWVQGLSYVFWDEERVNREMESLMVLAFQRVLQQSQNRQVPLRLAAYTLAVGRVAQAVSDRGLYP; translated from the coding sequence ATGGGTTCACCATCAGTCCTGCCTTTAGAACCTGCTTCACCTGCCCACATTTGTCCCTTAGATCAAACCTGTAGCTATCTAGACGAAGCGGCTAGAGAACTCCAACTAGATGCTGGTTTGCAGGCCATCTTGAGCCATCCTCGTAAAGTTGTCACCGTTTCCATTCCCATCAAACTGGATAACGGTACTGTACAAGTTCTGGCAGGTCACCGAGTTCAGCACTGTGACGTCCTCGGCCCCTACAAAGGCGGTACGCGCTATCACCCCGCCGTGACTTTAAGAGAAGTTTCGGCTCTGGCCATGCTGATGACCTGGAAGTGTGCCCTCTTAGGCATTCCCTATGGCGGTGCAAAAGGGGGAATTGCGATTAATCCTAGTAATTACAGCATCGGTGAGCTAGAACGCATTACCCGCCGCTACACCAGCGAGTTAATCAAAGATATTGGCCCCTCAGTTGATATTCCCGCCCCCGATGTTGGTACTTCGGCACGAGAGATGGCCTGGATGATGGACACCTACTCTATGAACGTGGGCCACGCTGTCCCAGGCGTAGTGACTGGTAAACCCCTTTCCATTGGTGGTTCTCGTGGGCGAGAAATGGCTACAGGCCGAGGCGTTATGATCACAGTCCGGGAAGCTTTGGCGGCTCAAGGCAAGTCGTTGGCAGGTGCCCACATTGTCATCCAAGGATTCGGCAATGTTGGCCGCTCAGCCGCTCAGTTACTGTACGAAGCTGGCGCTAGGATTCTCGCCGTCTCTACCAGCACCAACGGTCTATTTGCTGACGCTGGTCTGGATATTCCTGCCTTACTCGCTTACACCGCCGAAAATCATAAAAGCTTGGTTGGCTTTCCAGGCTCCACAGCGATTAGCAATGATGATCTCTTACTCCTGCCTTGCGATGTCCTGATTCCAGCGGCTTTAGAAAACCAAATTACTGAAGCTAATGTCGATCAAGTCAAGGCTCAGATCGTCGTAGAAGCGGCCAATGGCCCCGTGACGTTAGCTGCAGATCAAGCCTTGGAAGCAAGAGGCATTACAGTCTTTCCTGATATCCTCGCTAACGCAGGCGGCGTGGTCGTAAGTTATCTGGAATGGGTGCAAGGGCTATCTTACGTTTTCTGGGACGAGGAACGGGTGAACCGCGAAATGGAAAGCTTGATGGTTCTTGCCTTCCAGCGTGTCTTGCAGCAATCCCAAAACCGCCAAGTTCCACTCCGCTTAGCAGCCTACACTCTGGCTGTGGGACGAGTAGCCCAAGCGGTTAGCGATCGCGGGCTTTACCCTTAA
- a CDS encoding DUF924 family protein: MSRIEQILNFWFGIPESASYGKSRKIWFSKDPEFDRDVTDRFLPDYEAAVAGNYDAWRASRDGCLALILLFDQFSRHIFRGDRRAFATDAQALATAQHAIAQDFDQALLPVQRIFIYLPFEHSENLEHQRLSVELLRQLSDVVEIADRFPYAVRHKEIIERFGRFPHRNQILERTTTPEEAEFLKQRGSSF; this comes from the coding sequence ATGTCACGCATTGAGCAAATTTTGAATTTCTGGTTTGGTATCCCAGAATCTGCGAGTTATGGCAAAAGCCGCAAGATTTGGTTCTCCAAAGATCCAGAGTTTGATCGAGATGTGACCGATCGCTTTCTGCCCGATTACGAAGCGGCAGTCGCTGGTAACTACGATGCTTGGAGAGCCTCGCGTGATGGTTGTTTGGCGTTGATTTTGCTGTTCGATCAGTTTTCGCGCCATATCTTTCGGGGCGATCGCCGCGCTTTTGCGACGGATGCTCAAGCTTTAGCAACGGCTCAGCACGCGATCGCGCAAGATTTTGACCAAGCCTTATTGCCAGTGCAACGGATTTTTATTTACTTACCCTTTGAGCACAGCGAGAATTTAGAGCACCAGCGCTTATCGGTAGAACTGTTGCGGCAACTGAGTGATGTGGTTGAAATAGCAGATAGGTTTCCCTACGCGGTTCGTCACAAAGAAATCATTGAACGATTTGGGCGTTTTCCCCACCGCAATCAAATTTTGGAGCGTACTACCACCCCTGAGGAAGCGGAGTTCTTGAAGCAACGCGGCTCATCGTTTTAG
- a CDS encoding ATP-dependent RecD-like DNA helicase produces the protein MSTSSPSYGQANAASSAQTEQLQGVVERLTFHSEESGYTVARLKAPRARDLVTIVGTFPNIQAGQTLQMQGLWRDHPKFGPQFEVTYYQETKPATLTGIEKYLGSGLIKGIGPVTAKRIVAHFGLETLEVIENQCDRLGEVPGIAKKRVKMIQAAWETQKAIKEVMLFLQSHGVSTTYAVKIYKQYGAESIVTVTNNPYQLATDVYGIGFVTADAIARNLGIAPDSEFRYRSGLLHVLSEASEEGHCFLPQLELVERTVQRLALSDHEPDPEQISAIVTQMGLEDQLVMQGGSGELQGQFICYKPAFFQAETNMAERLRQWLQRPVTVDLPRVQAWIDRFTAKTGLALSEQQRQAVEMAASQRVLILTGGPGCGKTFTTRTIVALWKAMGKAISLAAPTGRAAQRLSEMTGQEAKTLHRLLEFDPKTFGFKRGYDNPLETQAVIVDESSMLDLFLANSLIKAVPLDAQMLLVGDIDQLPSVGPGNVLRDLIRSKQVPVIRLTEVFRQAQASHIVQNAHRINQGQVPQLEPVSAAPQTDCLWLGAPQPADGVQAIHDLINDLIPQLGFVPAQDVQVLCPMTRGEVGTRNLNTVLQQLINPPYSGKTETTRGGMILRVGDRVIQQVNDYDREVFNGDLGIIAAIDPEDQEVTVRFGDRLINYDRADLNEITLAWAVTTHKAQGSEYPVVILPLYLQHYMMLSRNLLYTALTRAKQLAILVGPKKAIAIAVNQVKDQQRYTALARRLR, from the coding sequence ATGTCCACTTCTTCACCATCCTATGGACAAGCAAATGCCGCCTCATCGGCTCAAACCGAGCAACTGCAAGGAGTGGTGGAGCGTCTGACTTTTCATTCGGAAGAGTCGGGCTATACGGTCGCTCGGTTAAAGGCTCCGCGAGCCAGGGACTTGGTGACCATTGTGGGCACCTTTCCTAATATTCAAGCGGGCCAAACGTTGCAGATGCAAGGGCTATGGCGAGATCATCCCAAGTTTGGTCCTCAGTTTGAGGTGACTTATTACCAGGAGACCAAGCCCGCCACCCTGACAGGAATTGAGAAATATCTAGGGAGTGGCCTGATTAAGGGGATTGGCCCTGTGACTGCTAAGCGAATTGTGGCGCACTTTGGCCTAGAAACTCTAGAGGTGATTGAAAATCAGTGCGATCGCCTGGGAGAAGTGCCGGGTATTGCTAAGAAGCGGGTCAAAATGATTCAGGCGGCTTGGGAAACGCAAAAGGCGATCAAAGAGGTGATGCTGTTTCTCCAAAGTCACGGCGTTTCTACCACCTATGCCGTCAAAATCTATAAGCAGTATGGGGCCGAATCGATCGTCACGGTTACTAATAACCCCTATCAGTTGGCAACTGATGTCTATGGCATTGGCTTTGTCACCGCAGACGCGATCGCCCGAAATCTCGGTATTGCCCCAGATTCAGAATTTCGCTACCGCAGCGGTCTGTTGCATGTTTTGTCAGAGGCCAGCGAGGAAGGGCACTGCTTTTTACCGCAGCTAGAGTTGGTAGAGCGCACGGTGCAACGATTAGCCTTGAGCGATCATGAGCCAGATCCGGAGCAAATCTCGGCGATCGTGACCCAAATGGGTTTGGAAGATCAATTGGTAATGCAAGGTGGCTCTGGCGAGTTACAAGGTCAATTTATTTGCTATAAACCTGCCTTCTTCCAAGCCGAGACCAATATGGCAGAGCGGTTGCGGCAATGGTTGCAGCGCCCAGTCACAGTGGATTTGCCCAGAGTCCAAGCGTGGATCGACCGCTTTACAGCCAAAACTGGATTGGCCCTTTCTGAGCAACAACGTCAAGCCGTAGAAATGGCAGCAAGCCAGCGGGTGTTGATTTTGACTGGAGGCCCAGGTTGTGGCAAAACTTTTACCACACGAACGATTGTGGCGCTCTGGAAAGCGATGGGTAAGGCGATCTCATTGGCTGCCCCCACCGGACGGGCCGCCCAACGGCTGAGTGAAATGACCGGACAGGAAGCCAAAACGCTACATCGTTTGTTGGAGTTTGATCCGAAAACTTTTGGCTTTAAGCGTGGTTACGACAATCCTCTAGAAACTCAGGCGGTGATTGTAGACGAATCCTCGATGTTAGATTTGTTTCTCGCCAATTCCTTGATCAAAGCTGTGCCACTGGATGCCCAAATGCTGCTTGTAGGTGACATCGATCAGCTACCCAGTGTGGGTCCAGGCAATGTGTTGCGGGACTTGATTCGATCGAAACAGGTGCCAGTCATTCGGCTCACAGAGGTGTTTCGGCAAGCTCAAGCGAGTCACATTGTTCAAAACGCCCACCGGATTAATCAAGGACAGGTGCCGCAACTGGAACCCGTTTCTGCCGCTCCACAAACTGACTGCCTTTGGTTAGGGGCACCGCAGCCAGCAGACGGTGTTCAGGCGATTCATGACCTGATTAACGACTTGATTCCTCAATTGGGGTTTGTCCCCGCCCAGGATGTGCAGGTTTTGTGCCCCATGACGCGCGGCGAAGTAGGAACTCGGAATCTGAATACGGTATTGCAACAGCTGATTAACCCGCCCTATAGCGGCAAAACTGAGACTACTAGAGGCGGCATGATCCTACGAGTCGGCGATCGCGTGATTCAACAAGTGAATGACTACGATCGGGAAGTGTTTAACGGAGACTTAGGAATAATTGCTGCGATCGATCCTGAAGATCAAGAAGTAACGGTGCGGTTTGGCGATCGCCTCATTAACTACGATCGCGCCGACTTAAATGAAATCACCTTGGCGTGGGCTGTTACAACACATAAAGCCCAGGGCAGTGAGTATCCGGTTGTGATCTTGCCCTTATATTTGCAGCACTACATGATGCTGAGTCGCAACTTACTCTATACTGCGCTCACTCGTGCTAAGCAATTAGCCATTTTGGTCGGGCCGAAGAAGGCGATCGCGATCGCGGTGAATCAAGTTAAGGATCAACAGCGTTACACAGCCCTGGCTCGTCGCTTGAGGTAG
- a CDS encoding DUF4126 domain-containing protein, translated as MIEILAALSASSAAGLRVALPLLIIGLLQGENLWSRVPVLSHVPPPVVIGVLVSWSLVEVSISKRRLGQRALQIVQVIFSPIVGALMGMAIARVAEMPTWLVGLIGVTGGLLALVLQLVQIGWFYRLRKLPLWMVFAQDSLCVILVLFAFDAPRQGGLIALLLLWLAIRSSKEWRRWYVEQAHPSDRKRPRRHKREPD; from the coding sequence ATGATTGAGATTCTAGCCGCGCTCTCCGCTTCTTCGGCAGCAGGTTTGAGAGTTGCTTTGCCGCTATTGATCATTGGGTTGCTGCAAGGCGAAAATTTGTGGTCTCGCGTGCCAGTCTTGTCTCATGTTCCACCCCCTGTAGTGATTGGGGTGTTAGTGAGTTGGTCCTTAGTAGAAGTCTCAATCTCGAAGCGGCGGTTAGGGCAGCGGGCTTTACAGATCGTTCAAGTTATCTTTAGCCCCATTGTCGGCGCTTTGATGGGGATGGCGATCGCTCGCGTCGCTGAGATGCCAACGTGGTTGGTAGGGCTGATCGGTGTCACTGGGGGGCTACTAGCATTAGTCTTACAACTCGTGCAAATTGGATGGTTTTACCGCTTACGCAAGCTACCGCTTTGGATGGTTTTTGCTCAAGATAGCCTGTGTGTCATCTTAGTCCTCTTTGCTTTCGATGCCCCCCGCCAAGGTGGACTCATTGCCTTATTGCTGCTGTGGCTGGCTATTCGGAGTTCTAAAGAGTGGCGGCGCTGGTATGTCGAGCAAGCTCATCCTAGCGATCGCAAGCGGCCTCGGCGACACAAGCGAGAACCAGATTAG
- the hemH gene encoding ferrochelatase, which translates to MGRTGVLLLNLGGPDQLEDVRPFLFNLFSDPEIIRLPFPWLQKPLAWFIATSRAKKSQENYSQIGGGSPLRRITEAQAQAIQDSLRQKGHNASVYIGMRYWHPFTEEAIARIKRDQIEKLVILPLYPQFSISTSGSSFRLLEKLWQEDPALNQIEYTTVASWYSRPGYLQAMAQLIAQELDKFPNPEQVHIFFSAHGVPVSYVEEAGDPYQKEIEECTALIMQTLNRPNAHTLAYQSRVGPVEWLKPYTEDAIAELGAQGIQDLAVVPISFVSEHIETLQEIDIEYRELAEESGIHHFQRVPALDTHPGFIEDLANLVVEALDAPPIALSQVTQMKKMVRMYPQERWEWGMTTAAEVWNGRLAMLGFIALMIELISGHGPLHFVGLL; encoded by the coding sequence ATGGGTCGTACTGGCGTTCTATTACTCAATTTAGGTGGGCCTGATCAACTGGAGGATGTCCGTCCCTTCCTGTTCAACCTATTCTCCGATCCAGAGATTATTCGACTGCCCTTCCCCTGGTTGCAGAAGCCTCTAGCCTGGTTTATCGCCACGAGTCGGGCCAAGAAGTCCCAGGAAAACTATAGTCAGATTGGCGGCGGTTCCCCTCTACGGCGCATTACAGAAGCTCAGGCTCAAGCGATCCAAGACTCATTGCGACAGAAAGGACACAACGCCTCAGTCTATATTGGGATGCGCTACTGGCATCCTTTCACCGAGGAGGCGATCGCTCGCATCAAGCGGGATCAAATTGAAAAGCTAGTCATTCTGCCCTTATACCCTCAGTTTTCCATCAGCACTAGTGGCTCTAGCTTCCGCTTACTAGAGAAACTTTGGCAAGAAGACCCTGCTCTCAACCAAATTGAATACACAACGGTAGCGTCTTGGTACAGCCGTCCTGGTTATCTTCAGGCAATGGCCCAGTTGATTGCTCAGGAACTAGATAAATTTCCTAACCCAGAGCAGGTGCATATCTTCTTCAGCGCTCATGGTGTTCCCGTCAGTTATGTGGAAGAAGCGGGCGATCCTTACCAGAAGGAGATCGAGGAATGCACAGCGCTGATTATGCAAACCCTCAATCGACCCAATGCCCACACCCTAGCCTACCAAAGCCGAGTGGGTCCAGTAGAGTGGCTGAAGCCTTACACCGAAGATGCGATCGCGGAACTAGGAGCCCAAGGCATTCAAGATTTGGCTGTTGTTCCCATTAGCTTCGTTTCAGAGCATATTGAGACCTTGCAGGAAATCGATATTGAGTACCGAGAGTTAGCAGAAGAATCGGGGATTCATCATTTCCAGCGGGTTCCTGCTCTCGATACCCATCCTGGCTTTATTGAAGACTTAGCAAATCTCGTCGTCGAGGCGTTGGATGCTCCCCCCATTGCCTTGTCTCAAGTCACCCAAATGAAAAAGATGGTGAGGATGTACCCCCAAGAGCGCTGGGAGTGGGGTATGACGACTGCGGCAGAAGTTTGGAATGGCCGACTTGCCATGCTGGGCTTCATTGCGCTGATGATCGAACTGATCAGTGGTCATGGCCCTCTGCACTTTGTGGGGTTGCTTTAA
- a CDS encoding transposase, giving the protein MTTYPSSFSPAPALTDEGTLEAALDCLLESVPLNMEGGYTPQDLFEILLRAASRGDSIEHTAQRLQGVPSGNGIRYHLDKLDEMATFESQLNAALQSRIPPKIRRKKHRLAIDLHLIPYYGNPSEVEAPYIYRSQAKAGTTSFFAYATVYVVCRHKRVTLGIHAVHRQETLVATLTYLLARLSPLRVRVKRLYLDRGFYSVPVIRWLKALQIPFLMPAVIRGKTGGTRQLLRGRRSYQTRYTLNSPQYGSVNCQMRVICNYYKGLKGKHGIQYTVYVLHRVKIALHQTHRHYRDRFGIETSYRIKNQCRIRTTSKNPVTRFLFVALAFVLVNLWVYLLWFFISWAQRGGRVVYREVFALKTMLEFLSQAVERHFPVITAIYLPALE; this is encoded by the coding sequence ATGACGACCTACCCATCCTCATTCTCTCCTGCTCCCGCTTTAACCGACGAAGGGACACTGGAAGCCGCCCTTGATTGTCTACTCGAGTCTGTTCCACTGAACATGGAAGGTGGATACACCCCCCAAGACCTATTCGAGATCCTGCTACGCGCTGCCAGTCGAGGGGATAGCATCGAACACACGGCTCAACGCTTACAAGGCGTGCCTAGTGGTAATGGTATCCGCTATCACTTGGACAAATTAGATGAGATGGCGACCTTCGAGAGCCAACTTAATGCGGCGCTGCAAAGCCGAATTCCACCCAAGATTCGCAGAAAAAAGCATCGCCTTGCTATCGACTTACACTTGATTCCCTACTACGGCAACCCGAGTGAGGTGGAGGCTCCCTACATCTACCGCTCTCAAGCTAAAGCTGGAACTACCTCATTCTTCGCCTATGCCACCGTCTATGTCGTCTGTCGTCACAAACGTGTGACCCTGGGGATTCATGCAGTGCATCGGCAGGAAACCTTAGTGGCGACCCTAACTTATCTGCTAGCAAGGTTGAGTCCGCTGCGAGTCCGGGTCAAACGGCTTTACCTGGACCGAGGGTTTTATAGTGTCCCTGTCATCCGTTGGCTGAAGGCATTACAGATTCCCTTCCTGATGCCTGCGGTGATTCGGGGCAAAACTGGAGGAACCCGTCAACTGCTAAGGGGACGGCGCAGCTACCAGACCCGCTACACCCTCAACAGCCCCCAGTATGGTTCGGTCAACTGTCAGATGCGGGTCATTTGTAACTATTACAAAGGGCTCAAGGGCAAGCATGGGATTCAATACACTGTCTATGTACTGCACCGGGTGAAGATTGCCCTACACCAGACCCATCGACATTACAGAGATCGTTTTGGCATTGAAACCAGCTACAGGATCAAGAACCAGTGTCGCATCCGCACCACGAGTAAAAATCCTGTAACGCGCTTTTTGTTTGTTGCTCTAGCGTTTGTCCTGGTCAATCTTTGGGTGTATTTGCTGTGGTTCTTCATCAGTTGGGCGCAACGAGGAGGACGAGTGGTTTACCGAGAAGTGTTTGCACTCAAGACAATGCTGGAATTCCTGTCCCAGGCAGTGGAGCGGCATTTTCCAGTCATCACAGCCATCTACTTACCCGCTCTGGAATGA
- the argJ gene encoding bifunctional ornithine acetyltransferase/N-acetylglutamate synthase: protein MSDWRKIPGGITAPRGYRAAGIAAGLKPSGLPDLALIWSEVEAIAAGVFTTTQVRAACVDYCRERLQAKGSAQAILCNAGQANAATGSPGWIDAIESAQSLAQALNLSSDSILLASTGVIGQRIPMDALKAAIPHLVAAASDQGSEHAAQAIVTTDLVTKSIALETTLQGRPVRIGGIAKGSGMIHPNMATMLAFVTCDATVSPHLWQDMLSRAADRSFNQITVDGDTSTNDTLLALANGQSRTPAITEPGPDADKLEAMLTEVCAYLAKAIARDGEGATCLIEVQVSGAPDDSSARQIARTIVGSSLVKSAIFGHDPNWGRIAAAAGRAGVSFGQENLQIKLGDFLLMEQGQPLKFDRAAASAYLKQATAKGMLPPDMVSTELSNDLMVMKHGELVAFPRMDSSEIQAQNVVTIAVSIGNESGSGTAWGCDLSYDYVKINAEYTT from the coding sequence ATGTCAGATTGGCGAAAGATTCCCGGTGGAATCACAGCTCCAAGAGGATACCGGGCTGCAGGAATTGCTGCTGGCTTGAAACCCTCTGGCCTGCCCGACCTGGCCTTGATTTGGTCGGAGGTTGAGGCGATCGCAGCGGGCGTTTTTACCACGACTCAAGTCCGAGCCGCTTGCGTGGACTACTGCCGAGAACGTTTACAAGCGAAAGGGAGTGCCCAAGCCATTCTCTGCAATGCGGGTCAAGCAAATGCAGCCACTGGCTCCCCAGGCTGGATTGACGCGATCGAAAGCGCCCAAAGTTTAGCTCAGGCTCTCAATCTTTCTTCCGACTCAATCTTGCTAGCCTCAACTGGGGTGATTGGTCAGCGCATCCCGATGGACGCTTTGAAAGCCGCCATTCCTCATCTCGTCGCCGCTGCTTCTGATCAAGGCTCCGAGCATGCCGCTCAAGCGATCGTTACCACTGACCTCGTGACTAAATCGATCGCGTTAGAAACCACCTTGCAGGGTCGTCCGGTGCGGATCGGGGGCATAGCTAAAGGCTCTGGGATGATTCATCCCAATATGGCGACGATGTTAGCCTTTGTCACCTGCGATGCCACCGTTTCCCCGCACCTCTGGCAAGACATGCTCAGTCGGGCTGCCGATCGCAGCTTCAACCAAATCACGGTGGACGGCGACACCAGCACTAATGACACCCTCTTAGCCCTTGCCAACGGTCAGTCTCGTACCCCGGCGATTACCGAACCAGGGCCAGATGCCGACAAGCTAGAGGCAATGTTGACGGAAGTTTGTGCCTATCTCGCTAAAGCGATCGCCCGTGATGGGGAAGGGGCCACCTGCCTCATCGAGGTACAAGTGTCTGGTGCGCCCGACGACAGCTCGGCTCGACAAATCGCTCGCACGATCGTAGGTTCTTCCTTGGTCAAATCAGCCATTTTTGGTCATGACCCCAACTGGGGCCGCATTGCGGCTGCGGCTGGTCGTGCTGGAGTTTCTTTCGGCCAAGAGAATCTGCAAATCAAGTTGGGTGACTTCTTGCTGATGGAGCAAGGACAACCCCTTAAGTTCGATCGCGCGGCTGCTAGTGCCTACCTCAAGCAAGCCACAGCCAAAGGCATGCTCCCTCCCGATATGGTCAGCACCGAGCTGAGCAATGATTTGATGGTAATGAAGCATGGCGAGTTAGTGGCTTTTCCTCGCATGGACAGCAGTGAAATCCAAGCTCAAAATGTGGTCACGATCGCAGTGAGCATTGGCAATGAATCTGGTTCGGGCACTGCCTGGGGTTGTGACCTTAGCTACGACTACGTCAAGATCAACGCTGAATACACGACCTAA
- the gatB gene encoding Asp-tRNA(Asn)/Glu-tRNA(Gln) amidotransferase subunit GatB, giving the protein MTTAAPVKTQYEAIIGLETHCQLKTDTKIFCNCSTEFGGDPNSQICPVCMGMPGVLPVLNQKVLEYAVKTGTALNCQIAPFSKFDRKQYFYPDLPKNYQISQFDLPIAEHGWIEIELVDSDGNPARKRIGITRLHMEEDAGKLVHGGSDRLAGSSFSLVDYNRTGVPLLEIVSEPDLRTGQEAAEYAQELRRIIRYLGVGDGNMQEGSLRCDVNVSIRPVGQEAFGTKVEIKNMNSFSAIQKAIEYEIERQTQALETGERIVQETRLWEEGSQRTISMRIKEGSSDYRYFPEPDLTSIQVTTEQLEQWRSELPELPAQKRHRYETELGLSAYDARVLTDDRSVAEYFETAIAAGASSKPAANWIMGDIAAHLNANKLNIAEIGLKPEALAELVKLIEDNTISNNAGKEILPDLLANGGSPTKIVEERGLAQLSDPDAIAAIIDEVITANPKELEQYRGGKTKLLGFFVGQVLKKTSGRANPKLTNQLLAQKLNP; this is encoded by the coding sequence ATGACGACTGCTGCTCCAGTTAAGACTCAGTACGAAGCGATTATTGGCCTTGAAACCCACTGTCAGCTCAAGACTGACACGAAGATCTTTTGCAATTGCTCCACCGAATTTGGCGGCGACCCTAACAGCCAAATTTGCCCAGTTTGCATGGGTATGCCGGGGGTGCTACCAGTACTGAACCAGAAGGTGCTGGAGTACGCGGTTAAGACAGGCACGGCACTCAACTGCCAAATTGCCCCCTTTAGTAAGTTCGATCGCAAACAGTATTTCTATCCTGACTTGCCTAAAAACTACCAAATTTCTCAGTTTGATTTACCGATCGCTGAGCATGGTTGGATAGAAATTGAACTCGTAGATTCAGATGGCAACCCAGCCCGCAAGCGCATCGGCATTACTCGTCTGCACATGGAAGAAGATGCAGGCAAACTGGTTCACGGAGGCAGCGATCGCCTTGCAGGATCTAGTTTCTCTCTGGTTGACTACAACCGCACCGGAGTACCACTACTAGAAATTGTCTCAGAACCCGATTTACGCACGGGGCAAGAAGCGGCTGAATACGCTCAAGAACTGCGCCGGATTATCCGTTACCTGGGCGTAGGCGACGGCAACATGCAGGAAGGTTCCCTGCGTTGCGATGTCAACGTTTCCATCCGTCCCGTAGGGCAGGAAGCATTTGGCACCAAGGTCGAAATCAAGAACATGAACTCCTTCAGTGCCATTCAAAAGGCGATCGAGTACGAAATTGAACGGCAAACTCAAGCCTTAGAAACTGGGGAACGCATTGTTCAAGAAACTCGCCTCTGGGAAGAAGGCTCTCAGCGCACCATTAGCATGCGCATTAAGGAAGGCTCCAGCGACTACCGCTATTTCCCCGAACCGGATCTAACCTCGATTCAGGTGACAACTGAACAGCTAGAGCAATGGCGATCGGAACTGCCAGAACTGCCAGCACAAAAGCGACACCGCTATGAAACTGAGTTGGGCTTGTCTGCCTACGACGCGCGAGTCCTCACCGACGATCGCAGCGTGGCTGAGTACTTTGAAACCGCGATCGCAGCAGGAGCCAGTTCTAAACCTGCGGCCAACTGGATCATGGGCGACATTGCTGCCCACCTCAACGCCAACAAGCTCAACATTGCCGAAATTGGTCTCAAACCAGAAGCGCTGGCAGAACTTGTCAAGCTGATCGAAGACAACACCATCAGCAACAACGCCGGGAAGGAAATTCTGCCTGACTTGCTCGCCAATGGTGGTTCTCCCACCAAAATTGTTGAAGAACGCGGCTTAGCTCAACTCTCTGACCCCGATGCGATCGCCGCCATTATTGATGAAGTGATCACAGCTAACCCCAAAGAACTAGAGCAATACCGAGGTGGCAAAACTAAGCTGCTGGGCTTCTTTGTCGGTCAGGTGCTCAAGAAAACCAGTGGACGAGCTAACCCTAAACTGACCAATCAGTTGTTAGCCCAAAAGTTAAATCCGTAG
- a CDS encoding peptidylprolyl isomerase, translating into MAQAKIGDTVTVHYTGRLDDGTVFDSSTNRDPLQFTLGQGDLIPGFEKAVVGMAPGESKTEKIPVEQAYGPYREEMVVEIDRQQMPEDLEPEVGQQLQVREETGGVIPVVITDVSDGTVTLDANHPLAGEELTFDIQLVEIA; encoded by the coding sequence ATGGCACAAGCAAAAATTGGTGATACCGTCACTGTTCATTACACAGGTCGCCTGGATGATGGCACTGTATTTGACTCCTCGACTAATCGTGATCCGTTACAATTCACCCTTGGTCAGGGCGATCTGATTCCTGGTTTTGAGAAAGCTGTGGTGGGCATGGCCCCCGGAGAATCTAAAACCGAAAAAATTCCAGTCGAGCAAGCTTATGGCCCTTACCGTGAAGAAATGGTCGTAGAGATCGATCGGCAGCAGATGCCAGAAGATTTAGAGCCTGAGGTGGGTCAACAGTTGCAAGTTCGCGAAGAAACCGGGGGCGTGATTCCAGTCGTAATTACAGATGTCAGCGATGGCACCGTTACCCTGGATGCCAATCACCCTCTAGCAGGCGAAGAGTTAACCTTTGACATTCAACTGGTAGAAATCGCCTAA